GCCGTGGACCTCAAGGCCGGTATCGGCCCGTTCACCCCGGGCGGCTACTACTCCACCTCGCCGGCGGCCATCACCCGCAACCTGGTGATCATCGGCGGCCACGTCACCGACAACGAATCGACCAATGAACCGTCCGGCGTGATCCGCGCCTTCGACGTGCACGACGGTCACCTGGTGTGGAACTGGGATTCGGGCAACCCCGACGAAACCGCTCCCCTGCCGGAAGGCAAGACCTACACCCGCAACTCGCCGAACATGTGGTCCCTGGCCAGCGTCGACGAGAAACTGGGCATGGTCTACCTGCCACTGGGCAACCAGATGCCTGACCAATGGGGCGGCAACCGCACCGCAGGCGCCGAGAAATTCAGCGCCGGCACCGTGGCCCTGGACATCGACACCGGCAAGCTGCGCTGGAACTACCAGTTCACCCACCACGACCTGTGGGACATGGACGTGGGCAGCCAGCCGACCCTGCTCGACATGAAGACCGCGAACGGCGTCAAGCCGGCGCTGATCCAGCCGACCAAGCAAGGCAGCCTGTACGTGCTGGACCGTCGCGACGGCACCCCGATCGTACCGATCCAGGAAATCCCGGCCCCGACCGGCGCGGTCGAAGGCGACCACACCGCCCCGACCCAGGCCCGCTCGGACCTGAACCTGCTGCCACCGCCACTGGACGAGAAAGCCATGTGGGGCGCCACGCCGTTCGACCAGATGCTGTGCCGCATCCAGTTCAAGGAACTGCGCTATGAAGGTCAGTACACCCCGCCGTCGGTGCAGGGCAGCCTGATCTACCCGGGCAACGTCGGCGTGTTCAACTGGGGCAGCGTGTCGCTGGACCCGGTCCGTCAACTGCTGTTCACCAGCCCGAACTACATGGCCTTCGTTTCCAAGCTGGTGCCGCGGGCCGAAGTCGCCGCCGGCAGCAAGCGCGAAAGCGAAACCTCGGGCGTGCAACCCAACACTGGCGCGCCTTACGCGGTGATCATGCACCCGTTCATGTCGCCTCTGGGCGTACCCTGCCAGGCACCGGCCTGGGGCTACGTGGCCGGTATCGACCTGACCACCAACAAGGTGGTGTGGAAGCACAAGAACGGCACCAGCCGCGACAGCTCTCCAATCCCGATCGGCCTGCCGATGGGCGTACCGAGCATGGGCGGCTCCATGGTCACCGGCGGTGGCGTGGGCTTCCTCAGCGGCACCCTGGACCAGTACATCCGCGCCTATGACGTGAAAAACGGCAAGGAACTGTGGAAATCCCGCCTGCCAGCGGGCGGCCAGGCCACGCCGATGAGCTACACCGGCAAGGACGGCCAGCAGTACGTCCTGGTGGTCGTGGGCGGCCACGGCTCCCTGGGCACCAAGATGGGCGACTACATCATTGCCTACAAACTGGCGGAATAAGCGTTACCGACAGGGATGAAAAAGGCGGCTACCTACGGGTAGCCGCCTTTTTTTGTGATCGCTACGCATTAGGAATATCACTCCCCTTAGGGAGTACAGCTTTTCTGTATGCTTAATTTAAAAATACAATACCTGACGCCACCCTCTTTAATTCACTGAAAGTTTTCGCACTTATCGATAGTGGCTCTGGGGCATTCTCAGCACTGCCGAGTAAAACACTTTCGCCTTTAATCAGGCAAAACGTTACTCGACCAAATGTAGGTGTGTCTTTGTTTTTGTATCCAACAATGAAGCCGCTCAAATTTTCATTTTTTATTTCTTCAAATACATAACTATTGGCGGCTCCGGCTTTTTCTGTTGGCCTCCACCCTGCCTCGCTCAGCGCCCCCGGGCATTTAAATGCATTATCATTTTTGATTTGCTGCAGTTCAGGGCTGTCACTGCTTAGCTGATTTTCGAATGCCGGCTCAA
This genomic stretch from Pseudomonas sp. Os17 harbors:
- a CDS encoding glucose/quinate/shikimate family membrane-bound PQQ-dependent dehydrogenase; amino-acid sequence: MSTEGASSPSRWLPSLLGILLLLMGLALLAGGIKLSMLGGSLYYVLAGIGLTLTGLLLLAGKRAALGLYALVLFASTVWSLWEIGLDWWQLVPRLSLWFALGVVLLLPWFRRPLLRDGPAPMGTAALSVAVVLAGGAAIGSQFTHPGEISGDLGRDSADMTSTAPAIPDGDWQAYGRTEFGDRYSPLKQITPANIGKLQEAWRIRTGDMPTDKDPVEITNQNTPLKVNGKLYACTAHSKVLALDPDTGKEIWRFDPQIQGPNGDDFRGWAHMTCRGVSYYDEANFKNTDAISQPATLSPAGQAIAASCPRRLFLPTADARLIAINADTGKVCEDFGNKGAVDLKAGIGPFTPGGYYSTSPAAITRNLVIIGGHVTDNESTNEPSGVIRAFDVHDGHLVWNWDSGNPDETAPLPEGKTYTRNSPNMWSLASVDEKLGMVYLPLGNQMPDQWGGNRTAGAEKFSAGTVALDIDTGKLRWNYQFTHHDLWDMDVGSQPTLLDMKTANGVKPALIQPTKQGSLYVLDRRDGTPIVPIQEIPAPTGAVEGDHTAPTQARSDLNLLPPPLDEKAMWGATPFDQMLCRIQFKELRYEGQYTPPSVQGSLIYPGNVGVFNWGSVSLDPVRQLLFTSPNYMAFVSKLVPRAEVAAGSKRESETSGVQPNTGAPYAVIMHPFMSPLGVPCQAPAWGYVAGIDLTTNKVVWKHKNGTSRDSSPIPIGLPMGVPSMGGSMVTGGGVGFLSGTLDQYIRAYDVKNGKELWKSRLPAGGQATPMSYTGKDGQQYVLVVVGGHGSLGTKMGDYIIAYKLAE